The DNA window CGGTCTCGTCTGTCCTGGCGGTCTGATAGGCCACTTCGAACTTCGGATGATACGGCGCCTCGTCGGGCTCGTAGCTGTCGGGTTCGCGCGGGTAGTAGTGCTTCAATTCCTTCCCCAGCCCATGCCCACGGACGAGTTCGCCGGCCTTCTCGTCCTCGACGACGGATTTCACCATGTAGCCGGGAATCTTCGTGTTGTCTTCCTCGTGCTTCCGGTAGCCCGACCGGTCGCCCTGGATGAGCGTGTGGGCGCGGGCTATCGGTCCGTCGGCGGCGTACAGCGGCCCGCTGTCTGACCGGTAGAGACGCACGTAGTAGGCGAGGTCGTTGATGTGGCTGTCCGGGTGGGGCTGGTCGAAGTATCGCGCAGCGATGCCGTAGGCGTCCATCACGCGCTTCACGAGCGACAGGTACCGCTCGTGGGGGATGTTCGAAGCCTGTACCTGCACGTCGATGTAGGGCTCGCCGTACTGCGGTACTGAGACGGGCTTGCCGTCCGCGGTGAGGTTCGGCCACCGTGGTCGGACGGTGATTGTCCCACCCTTGATCCGCGGGTCCTGGTCGGCGCGCTCGCCGCGGTAGGTCGGGGAGTCCTTCGAGACGAAATAGAACTGGAACTCTCGGACGTTCTCAATCTGGAACGACGGATTATCCCACGGGTCCAGCCCGCTCTCGGAGTAGTCAAAACAGGTGGCCCACGTCTCGCCGGCCAGCTCGATCTCCTCGGTCGGCTTCCCGTCAGTCTGCCAGCGGTCGCCCCACTCCTTGATGAGTGAGTCCATCGCGTAGTACGGTTTCAAGCCGTAGTCGGGGACACCTGGGTCAGGGTGAACCCCGATGGTAAAGCGCACGTCGCCCTCATGAGGGGCGCACTTGAGGTGCCGCGACATGGCTACATCCCGTCCTCGATGCCGGCGACCGGCTGCATCTTCGCCCAGTCGAAGGCGCGGGGTTCGCTCGCCTCTACGTCGTAGAGACGGGATGCTCGGACGAACTCGCTCACGCGCCGGTCACCTCCAGTTTCTCGCGCGCTCGCCGTAGGAGGTTTCCGACAGTGCCCGGTGAGCGGCCAGTTTCGCGGGCGTACTCGCGGGGCCCATACTGGCCCATGCCCACAGCTTCGTACACCTCCCGTTCCGCCTCGGTGAGCGCCGACAGGTCGGGCTCGTAGTCGAAGAGCGACGACTGCGGGCTCACCGCCAGTCACCTCCGAAGCACTCCGGGTTTCCACAGAGTTCGTAGTGCGGACGATAGGCAGCCAGGGGAACGTCGGTGAACTCGGCGTCAGGCCGATAGTCAGCCTCGGGACAGGCCGGCCGGGGCTCGTCGGCATCGGGGTCGAGCCGGTGGAGCGTGTCGGCGTACTGCGAGCGGTTCCGAACGCCGGTGTCGGTATCGGGCTCGCGTCTGGCCGTCGCGCTCCGACTCATGGGCGACACACCCCGTTATCGACAGCTGGGCAGCGCTGGTCGGGCTCAGTTATCCACTCGCCACAGTAATCGCAGATGAGCCGGCGCTCAGGCTCGGCACGGCTCATAGCGACCACTCCCGAAACCGGCCGCTAATGGTTAGGAAACCCTGGAAAAAGGGTTTGTAGGTAGTGGGCCGGCGCGAATTCGAATCGCGGTTACGGCCACCCGAAGGCCGAAGGATACCAGGCTACCCCACCGGCCCGTGCGATAGCGAATGAAAGATGGCGAGGGCGATTTTTAACCCTTCCGGAACCGACCGTCCTGGAATCGGAACCCGATACAGGGAAACAGATTACGACAGCCAGAAAGCCCCCGGGCGCTCGGGTCGCGCGCCTCGCTGTCGTCCGAGAGAGCGCAGCTCTCTCGTGATCACGAAAGGCGCTTTGCGCCTTTCGAACGACGCTCCTCACTCGCTTCGCTCGTTCCGGTGCTTACGTCGTTGTGCTTTCCCGAGCGCCCGGCCCCTTTCAGTCCCGCCCAACACAGATTGACCAACCGGCGACGGGTGGGACTGAAAGGGGCGGCCAGCTACAAGACGGCGGACGACGCAAGCACCGCAGGGAACGAAGTGACCGAGGAGCGCAGCGAGGCCCCCGAGTGTAGCTGGCCGGGGCTTTCTGGCTGTAAGCAGTCACGAGAACACTGATACCGACAGCAACGACCACAGTTCGAACAACACCACTCGCTGCTAGCGCGAGTACAGAAAATATATATCACTCGCGAGTTACTCACGAGCCGAGTAACTAATGACGATACTCGTCACCGGGGCAGACGGCTACATCGGCTGGCCCACAGCGCTGCGCATCGCGTCGCGAACAGACGAACGAGTTGTTCTGGTCGACAACTTCGGCCGCCGGGAGTGGGTCGAGGATATCGGGTCGACCAGCGCCGTCCCCGTGGCCTCTATCGACGAGCGCCTCGAGGCCGCCCGGGAGACGCTGGGTATCACGAACATGTCCTTCGTCGAGGGCGACCTCGTCGAGCGGGCCTTCGTCGACGAGCTGCTGCAGGTCCACGAGCCACGGGCCGTCGTCCACGCGGCCGCCCAGCCCGCCGCGCCCTACTCGCAGATCAACGGCGAGCGAGCGAACTTCACGCAGCACAACAATCTCCAGTCCACGCGGAACCTCCTGTGGGGTCTCGAAGAGAACGACCTCACGGACACGCACTTCATCGAGACGACGACGACGGGCGTCTACGGCGCGCCGGAGTTCCCCATCCCGGAGGGCGGTGCGACGATGGAGAACCAGGGCGAGGCCGACGAGGTGCCGTTCCCGGCGATGGCCGGCTCCTGGTACCACCTCACGAAGTCCCACGACGCGGCGAACATGCGCCTGGCCCACAAGCAGTTCGACATCCCGGTCTCGGACGTGCGCACGGCCATCACCTACGGGACCGAGACCGCCGAAACTCGGGAGGACGACCGGCTCAAGACCCGCTTCGACTTCGACTACTACTTCGGGACGGTCACGCACCGCTTCTGTGCCCAGGCCGTCGCGGGCTACCCGGTCACCGTCTACGGCAAGGGCGAGCAGCGCAAACCGTTCGTCTCGCTGGAGGACGCCGTCGAGGGGCTGGCCCAGCTCGCGCTCGGTGACGCCGACGACCGGCCGGAGGGCCTCACCGTCTACAACCAGGTCACCCGCGCCATCAGCATCGTCGAGATCGCCGAGACCATCGCCGACGTGGGCAGCGAGTTCGACCTGGACGTCGCCGTCGAGCACTTCGAGAACCCGCGCGACGAGGACGAGACCCACAAGATGGAAATCGAGTACGACCGCTACGAGGCTCTCATCGGCGAGCAGGACCAGACCTTCGAGGAGGGCGTCGAAGACATCTTCGAGACGCTGACCAGCTACGCCGACACCATCGAGGCCCACGAGGACCGCTTCCTGCCGGGCGTCCTGGTCGACGAGGAATAATGACCACCGACGTGCTGGTCACGGGCGGCTGTGGCTACATCGGCAGCGACCTGATTCCGCGCCTCGCGGACGACGACCGGGTCGGCGAAGTCGTCGTCCTCGACAGCCTGACGTCGGGCTCCCCGCGGGCGCTCATGGGCGCCGTCAACGGGAAACTGGAGTTTCGCCGCGGCGACGTCCGAGAGTACGGCGACGTCGAGAGCGCCATGCGTGGGGTCGACACCGTCGTCCACCTCGCCGCTATCACCGGCGCGGCCAGCACCCACGACCGCCGCGAGGAGACCGTCGCGGTCAACTACGACGGGACCGAGAACGTCCTCACGGCGGCCGGCAAACTCGGCGTCGAGAACGTCGTCTTCGCCTCCTCGTGTAACGTCTACGGCCGCGCGACCAGCACCGACATCGACGAGACGGTCGACCCCGACCCTATCAACCCATACGCGGAGACGAAACTCGACTCGGAGACGCTGCTCGCGGAAGCCTGCGAGGAGTTCGGGATGGACGGCACCGCCCTCCGGATGGCGACGAACTTCGGCTACTCGCCGGGTATCCGGTTCAACCTCGTCGTGAACTACTTCGTCTTCCGGGCGCTGACGGGGCGGACCCTCACTGTCTACGGTGACGGGTCGAACTGGCGGCCGTTTATCCACGTCAGCGACGCCGCCCGGGCGTACAAACACGCCGCCCTGGAGCCCGCAGCGTGGGACCACCATGTCTACAACGTCGGGGCCAACGACGCCAACTACCAGATAGCGGATATCGCCGACATCGTCGACGAGGAGGTCGGCGCGGTCGACATCACCTATCTGGAGGACGAACACCCCGGCCCGTCCTATCACGTCAACTTCGACCGGCTAGAGACTACGGGTTTTACACCACAGACCACCCTCCGCGAGGGGGTCCGCGACATCGCAGACCGATTCACCAATGGCTGAGCAACACATCGCTATC is part of the Haloarcula salinisoli genome and encodes:
- a CDS encoding MarR family transcriptional regulator, yielding MSRHLKCAPHEGDVRFTIGVHPDPGVPDYGLKPYYAMDSLIKEWGDRWQTDGKPTEEIELAGETWATCFDYSESGLDPWDNPSFQIENVREFQFYFVSKDSPTYRGERADQDPRIKGGTITVRPRWPNLTADGKPVSVPQYGEPYIDVQVQASNIPHERYLSLVKRVMDAYGIAARYFDQPHPDSHINDLAYYVRLYRSDSGPLYAADGPIARAHTLIQGDRSGYRKHEEDNTKIPGYMVKSVVEDEKAGELVRGHGLGKELKHYYPREPDSYEPDEAPYHPKFEVAYQTARTDETVRWDDLDDARRELEETILNCLDWCGLATTAESSIFVDFDPYWDVRNTTEARKFVQCPLPKIEDDQEHRVMQLWGDMTTADRDVTEMLLTDGGKVSPQEAAEKTGYTYRTIREVVDRLEGLIRHTYGELELESKKIQQELLKRVRAAGDRFQQEIGSATMELADAAEERARSRWARVRREYAISEVEADDCRKLLKAGYTPEDFDEAKEILREIRTAYSECVEANTYGIHVVVETVETGRERFRDLRNAFQKGYRQDDYMSREEQERRNEAFDFEAWKAAGCPPADEWRGG
- a CDS encoding NAD-dependent epimerase/dehydratase family protein, which produces MTTDVLVTGGCGYIGSDLIPRLADDDRVGEVVVLDSLTSGSPRALMGAVNGKLEFRRGDVREYGDVESAMRGVDTVVHLAAITGAASTHDRREETVAVNYDGTENVLTAAGKLGVENVVFASSCNVYGRATSTDIDETVDPDPINPYAETKLDSETLLAEACEEFGMDGTALRMATNFGYSPGIRFNLVVNYFVFRALTGRTLTVYGDGSNWRPFIHVSDAARAYKHAALEPAAWDHHVYNVGANDANYQIADIADIVDEEVGAVDITYLEDEHPGPSYHVNFDRLETTGFTPQTTLREGVRDIADRFTNG
- a CDS encoding NAD-dependent epimerase/dehydratase family protein; amino-acid sequence: MTILVTGADGYIGWPTALRIASRTDERVVLVDNFGRREWVEDIGSTSAVPVASIDERLEAARETLGITNMSFVEGDLVERAFVDELLQVHEPRAVVHAAAQPAAPYSQINGERANFTQHNNLQSTRNLLWGLEENDLTDTHFIETTTTGVYGAPEFPIPEGGATMENQGEADEVPFPAMAGSWYHLTKSHDAANMRLAHKQFDIPVSDVRTAITYGTETAETREDDRLKTRFDFDYYFGTVTHRFCAQAVAGYPVTVYGKGEQRKPFVSLEDAVEGLAQLALGDADDRPEGLTVYNQVTRAISIVEIAETIADVGSEFDLDVAVEHFENPRDEDETHKMEIEYDRYEALIGEQDQTFEEGVEDIFETLTSYADTIEAHEDRFLPGVLVDEE
- a CDS encoding RNA polymerase sigma factor: MSPQSSLFDYEPDLSALTEAEREVYEAVGMGQYGPREYARETGRSPGTVGNLLRRAREKLEVTGA